From a region of the Flavobacterium sediminilitoris genome:
- a CDS encoding group III truncated hemoglobin, with translation MKDIETREDLILIMRKFYDKLLADDAINFFFTKITDTDKHLEEHFEILATFWEQALFLKGGYKNNMFQIHKNVHEKAAFTKTHFDIWLQYLYSTIDAYFEGKYAEQMKTQALSMATVLQIKFSQ, from the coding sequence ATGAAAGATATAGAAACAAGAGAAGATTTGATACTCATTATGCGTAAATTTTATGATAAATTACTAGCAGATGATGCAATTAATTTTTTCTTTACCAAAATAACAGATACAGATAAACATTTAGAAGAACATTTTGAAATTTTAGCTACCTTTTGGGAGCAAGCTTTATTTTTAAAAGGAGGATATAAAAATAATATGTTTCAAATCCATAAAAATGTACACGAAAAAGCAGCATTTACTAAAACACATTTTGATATCTGGTTACAATATTTATACTCTACTATTGATGCTTATTTTGAAGGGAAATATGCTGAGCAAATGAAAACACAAGCTCTAAGTATGGCAACAGTATTGCAAATAAAGTTTTCTCAATAA
- the gcvP gene encoding aminomethyl-transferring glycine dehydrogenase, with protein MRTDAFALRHIGPRENDLEKMFSTVGVENMEQLIYETIPDDIRLQSNLDLDTAMTEYEYLNHIQELGKKNKVFTSYIGLGYHPTIVPAVIQRNIFENPGWYTAYTPYQAEIAQGRLEAILNFQTTVIELTGMEIANASLLDESTAAAEAMALLFDVRTRDQKKNNVNKFFVSEEILPQTLSLLQTRSTPIGVELVIGNHETFDFSTDFFGAILQYPGKYGQVNDYTDFIAKANANDIKVGVAADILSLVKLTPPGEMGAAVVVGTTQRFGIPMGYGGPHAAFFATKEEYKRSMPGRIIGVSQDANGNRALRMALQTREQHIKREKATSNICTAQVLLAVMAGMYAVYHGPKGLKYIASKVHASAVTAAEALNKIGVYQTNTSFFDTIVVKADAEKVRTIAEKNEVNFYYIDNETISISFNETTSLQDINKVIAIFAEAVGKEITKVTALTTENNFPTLLERKSEFLQHEVFNNHHSESQLMRYIKKLERKDLSLNHSMISLGSCTMKLNAAAEMLPLSMANWNSIHPFAPIEQAEGYQIVLKKLEQQLNVITGFQGTTLQPNSGAQGEYAGLMAIRAYHISNGNAHRNVCLIPASAHGTNPASAAMAGMKIIVTKTTEKGNIDVEDLRAKAIEHAADLSCLMVTYPSTHGVFESTIKEVTKIIHDNGGLVYMDGANMNAQVGLTNPATIGADVCHLNLHKTFAIPHGGGGPGVGPICVNDKLVPFLPSNPIIKVGGEQAITAISAAPYGSALVCLISYGYISMLGSEGLTNATKHAILNANYMKARLEEHYPVLYSGEMGRAAHEMILDCRGFKVKGIEVTDIAKRLMDYGFHAPTVSFPVAGTLMIEPTESEDIAELDRFCDAMISIRKEIEAATAEEPNNELKNAPHTLAMLTANTWELPYSREKAAYPLEYVAENKFWPSVRRVDDTYGDRNLVCSCAPIEAYI; from the coding sequence ATATTCAAGAATTAGGAAAGAAAAATAAAGTATTTACCTCTTACATTGGACTAGGATATCACCCTACAATTGTACCTGCTGTTATTCAAAGAAATATTTTTGAAAACCCAGGATGGTACACTGCTTATACACCATATCAAGCAGAAATTGCACAAGGACGTTTAGAAGCCATTTTAAATTTTCAAACTACAGTTATTGAATTAACAGGAATGGAAATTGCAAACGCATCACTGTTGGACGAAAGTACAGCAGCAGCAGAGGCAATGGCTTTATTGTTTGATGTGCGTACACGTGATCAAAAGAAAAACAATGTTAATAAATTCTTCGTTTCAGAAGAAATATTACCACAAACACTATCATTATTACAAACACGTTCTACTCCTATAGGGGTTGAATTAGTTATAGGTAATCATGAAACATTTGACTTTTCAACAGACTTTTTTGGAGCTATTTTGCAATATCCAGGAAAATATGGACAAGTAAATGATTATACTGATTTTATTGCAAAAGCAAATGCTAACGATATTAAAGTAGGAGTTGCTGCCGATATTTTATCATTAGTAAAATTAACACCTCCTGGAGAAATGGGAGCTGCTGTAGTAGTAGGAACAACACAACGTTTTGGTATACCAATGGGTTATGGAGGCCCTCATGCTGCTTTCTTCGCTACAAAAGAAGAATACAAACGTAGTATGCCAGGAAGAATTATCGGAGTATCACAAGATGCAAATGGTAATCGTGCTTTGCGTATGGCATTACAAACACGTGAACAACATATTAAGCGTGAGAAAGCAACGTCAAATATTTGTACAGCTCAAGTATTACTAGCTGTTATGGCAGGTATGTATGCTGTCTATCACGGACCAAAAGGATTGAAATATATTGCTTCAAAAGTGCACGCTTCGGCCGTTACTGCTGCTGAAGCTTTAAACAAAATAGGAGTATATCAAACGAATACTTCTTTCTTTGATACAATTGTTGTAAAAGCAGACGCTGAAAAAGTAAGAACAATTGCAGAGAAAAATGAAGTAAACTTCTATTATATTGATAATGAAACAATATCAATATCTTTCAATGAGACAACTTCATTACAAGATATTAATAAAGTAATTGCCATTTTCGCAGAAGCTGTTGGCAAAGAAATAACTAAAGTAACAGCATTAACAACAGAAAATAATTTTCCGACTTTGCTAGAAAGAAAGTCAGAATTTTTGCAACATGAGGTTTTCAATAACCATCATTCTGAAAGTCAGTTAATGCGTTATATTAAAAAATTAGAACGTAAAGATTTATCGTTAAACCACTCTATGATTTCTTTAGGTTCTTGTACAATGAAGCTAAATGCTGCTGCTGAAATGTTACCATTGTCTATGGCAAACTGGAACAGTATTCACCCGTTTGCACCTATTGAGCAAGCAGAAGGATACCAAATTGTACTTAAAAAATTAGAACAACAATTAAACGTAATAACAGGTTTTCAAGGAACAACACTACAACCTAATTCTGGAGCACAAGGAGAATATGCAGGGCTAATGGCTATTAGAGCATATCATATTTCAAATGGAAATGCACACAGAAACGTTTGTTTAATTCCAGCTTCTGCACACGGAACAAACCCTGCTTCTGCTGCTATGGCAGGAATGAAGATTATTGTTACAAAAACAACTGAAAAAGGAAACATTGACGTTGAAGATTTAAGAGCAAAAGCAATAGAACATGCAGCTGATCTTTCTTGTCTAATGGTTACTTATCCATCAACACACGGTGTTTTTGAAAGTACAATAAAAGAAGTTACAAAAATTATTCACGATAATGGTGGGTTAGTATATATGGATGGAGCAAATATGAATGCTCAAGTAGGACTAACAAATCCAGCAACAATTGGTGCAGATGTTTGTCACTTAAACTTACATAAAACATTTGCTATTCCTCATGGTGGCGGTGGACCAGGTGTAGGACCTATTTGTGTAAACGATAAATTAGTACCGTTTTTACCATCAAATCCAATTATTAAAGTAGGAGGAGAGCAAGCTATTACAGCGATTTCTGCAGCTCCTTATGGTTCGGCATTAGTTTGTTTAATTTCTTATGGATACATTAGTATGCTAGGTTCTGAAGGATTAACAAATGCTACAAAACATGCTATTTTAAATGCAAATTATATGAAAGCACGCTTAGAAGAGCATTACCCTGTATTATATTCAGGAGAAATGGGACGTGCTGCTCATGAGATGATTTTAGATTGTCGCGGATTTAAAGTAAAAGGAATTGAAGTAACAGATATTGCAAAACGATTAATGGATTATGGATTTCATGCTCCTACTGTTTCTTTTCCAGTGGCAGGAACATTAATGATTGAACCAACAGAGAGTGAAGATATCGCAGAATTAGATCGTTTTTGTGATGCAATGATTTCTATTCGTAAAGAAATTGAAGCTGCTACAGCAGAAGAACCAAATAATGAATTGAAAAACGCACCTCATACATTAGCCATGTTAACAGCTAATACATGGGAATTACCATATTCAAGAGAAAAAGCGGCTTACCCATTAGAATATGTTGCTGAAAATAAATTTTGGCCAAGCGTACGTCGTGTAGATGATACGTATGGAGATAGAAACTTAGTTTGTAGTTGTGCTCCCATTGAAGCATATATATAA